AAGGGATCGCCTACCGCAAGACCGGCACCGTCAACTGGGACCCGGTCGACCAGACCGTGCTTGCCAACGAGCAGGTGATCGACGGGCGCGGCTGGCGCTCGGGCGCGGTGGTGGAAAAGCGCGAGATCCCGATGTACTACCTGCGCATCACCGATTACGCGCAGGAGCTGCTGTCCGATCTCGACCCGCTGGGTTGGCCCGAGCGCGTCAAGCTGATGCAGCAGAACTGGATCGGCAAGAGCGAGGGCGTGCGCTTCGCCTTCCCGCACAGCATTCCCGGCGATGACGGCAAGGTGATCGGCGACGGCAAGCTGTATGTCTTCACCACGCGCGCCGACACCATCATGGGCGTGACCTTCTGCGCCGTCGCTGCCGAGCACCCGATCGCCGCGCACGCCGCCCAGGGCCATCCCGCGCTTGCCGCCTTCATCGACGAGTGCAAGCACGGCAGCGTGATGGAAGCCGACATGGCGACCATGGAAAAGAAGGGCATGCCGACCGGCCTGACCGTCACCCATCCGCTCACCGGCGAGGCCGTGCCCGTGTGGGTCGGCAATTACGTACTGATGAGCTACGGCGACGGCGCCGTGATGGGCGTGCCTGCGCACGACGAACGCGACTTCGCCTTCGCCAACAAGTACAGCCTGCCGATCAAGCAAGTGATCGATGTGAAGGGCCAGCCGTACGACACGACCACCTGGGCCGAGTGGTACGGTGACAAGGAGCACGGCGTGCTCTTCCACAGCGGCAAGTACGACGGCCTGAACTACAAGCAGGCGGTCGACGCCGTGGCGGCCGACTTGGCCGCGCAGGACCTGGGCGAGAAGAAGACCACCTGGCGCCTGCGCGACTGGGGCATCTCGCGCCAGCGCTACTGGGGCACGCCGATCCCGCTGATCCATTGCGAGAGCTGCGGCGTGGTGCCGGTGCCGGAGCAGGACCTGCCGGTGCGCCTGCCCGAAGACCTGGTGCCGGACGGCACGGGCAACCCGCTCAACAAGGATCCGCGCTTCCTGTCGTGCACCTGCCCGTCGTGCGGCAAGCCCGCGCGCCGCGAGACCGACACGATGGATACTTTCATCGATTCGTGCTGGTACTACATGCGCTATACGTGCCCGGACGCGGGCACCATGGTCGACGTCCGCAACGATTACTGGATGCCGATGGACCAGTACATCGGCGGCATCGAGCACGCGATCCTGCACCTGCTGTATGCGCGCTTCTGGACCAAGGTCATGCGCGACCTCGGGCTGGTCAAGTTCGACGAGCCGTTCACGAACCTGCTCACGCAGGGCATGGTGCTCAATGAGACGTACTACCGCGAAGACGCGGCCGGCAAGAAACACTGGATCAATCCGGCCGATGTGGATGTGCAGACCGACGAGCGCGGTCGCCCGATCGGCGCGACGCTCAAGGCCGATGGCCAGCCGGTGGTGATCGGCGGTGTCGAGAAGATGTCGAAGTCGAAGAACAACGGCATCGATCCGCAGGCCCTGATCGACCAGTACGGTGCCGACACCGCGCGCCTGTTCACGATGTTCGCCGCACCGCCCGAGCAGCAGCTCGAGTGGAACGACGCCGGCGTGGAGGGGGCTTCGCGTTTCCTGCGCCGCATGTGGAACTTCGGCGTGGCGCATGGCGATGCCATCCGCGCCGGTCACGGCAATGGCGTTGTCGACGGCGCAACGGATGCCGACCGTGCGCTGCGCCGCGAGCTTCACACCGTGCTCAAGCAAGCCAACTACGACTACGAGCGCCTGCAGTACAACACCGTCGTCTCGGCGACCATGAAGATGCTCAACGCGCTGGAAGGCGCCAAGGATGCCGGCGTGGATGCGCGCCGTGAAGGCTTCGGCATCCTGCTGCGCGTGCTGTATCCGGTGGTGCCGCATATCACGCATGTGCTGTGGCAGGAACTCGGCTACGCGGGTGCCTACGGCAGCTTGCTCGACGCGCCCTGGCCGCAGGTCGACGACGGCGCCCTGGTGCAGAGCGAGATCGAGCTCGTGCTGCAGGTCAACGGCAAGGTGCGCGGCAGCATCGTGGTGCCGGCCGACGCCGACCGCGCTGCCATCGAGGCGATCGCGGCCAAGGACGAGGCCGTGCATCGCTTTGCCGAGGGTAAGCCGCCCAAGAAGATCATCGTGGTGCCGGGCCGCCTGGTCAACGTGGTGGCCTGAACACCGCCTATCCGCATCGAACGCAAGGAACGCATGGTTATGCCGTCTCGTCGCCGCTTCGTTCTCGCCCTGGCCGCCGCGCTGCCGGCGGCGGGCCTGCTGTCCGCTTGCGGCTTTCACCTGCGCGGCAACAACGACTTCGCCTTCAAGCGGCTGTACATCAACCTGCCGCAGAACTCGCAGATGCGCGCGCAGTTGCGCCGGCTGATCGACAACGGCTCGGACACGGTGGTCGTCGCCGACAGGAAGGACGCCGATGCCTTCCTGGATGTGCTGGGCGAGAACCGTGTCAAGACGATCTCGTCGCTGACGCCGCAAGGCGTGGTGCGGGAGTACCGCATCACCTATCGCTTCAGCTTCCAGTTGCGCGATGCGCACGACAACCTGCTGATCCCGCCGTCGGAGATTACCCAGTTCCGCGACCTGTCGTACAACGAGACGCAGGTGCTGGCGAAGGACTACGAAGAGGCGGCGCTCTACCGCGACATGCAGGGCGACGTCATCAATCAGCTGGTGCGGCGGCTCGCCTCCGTCAAGCTGCCGTCATAAGCCTGTCGGGACGGTGCGACTGTCATGCAACTGCGGCTCGATGCGCTGGAAGGGCACCTGAAGCAGGCCGGGTCCAAGGGCCTGGCGCCGCTGTACGTAGTGCACGGCGACGAGCACCTGCTGGTGCTGGAAGCCGTCGATGCGCTGCGCCAGACGGCGCGCGCGCAGGGCTTTTCCGAGCGCGACGTGATGACGGTCGAGCGCGGTTTTTCGTGGTCGCGCGTGACGGAGGCGCAGCAGTCGATGTCGCTGTTCGGTGATCGCAAGATCGTCGAATTGCGCATTCTTTCCGGCAAGCCCGGCAAGGACGGCGGCGAGGCGCTGCGGGCGCTGGCCGCGGGCACGCCGCCGGGGCCGGCCACCGACACCGTCACGCTGATCACGCTGCCGCGGCTGGATTTTGCCACCGCCAAATCGGCGTGGTTTGCGGCGCTGGAAGGGGCGGGCGTGTCGATCAAGGTCGATTCGGTGGACCGTACCAAGCTGCCTGGCTGGATCGGTGAGCGTCTGGCTCGCCAGCAACAGCGCGTGGAAGCGGGCGAGCCCGGCCGCCGCGCCCTGCAGTTCATTGCCGATCGCGTGGAGGGCAACCTGCTGGCCGCGCACCAGGAAATCCAGAAGCTCGGTCTGCTGCATCCGCCCG
The sequence above is drawn from the Ralstonia solanacearum K60 genome and encodes:
- the leuS gene encoding leucine--tRNA ligase, which codes for MQDKYSPSEVEQQAQQHWQAQDAYRVTEHARAADGSDKPKFYACSMLPYPSGKLHMGHVRNYTINDVMTRHLRMKGYNVLMPMGWDAFGMPAENAALNNGVAPAAWTYDNIAYMKKQMQSMGLAIDWSREVATCDPDYYRWNQWLFLKMLEKGIAYRKTGTVNWDPVDQTVLANEQVIDGRGWRSGAVVEKREIPMYYLRITDYAQELLSDLDPLGWPERVKLMQQNWIGKSEGVRFAFPHSIPGDDGKVIGDGKLYVFTTRADTIMGVTFCAVAAEHPIAAHAAQGHPALAAFIDECKHGSVMEADMATMEKKGMPTGLTVTHPLTGEAVPVWVGNYVLMSYGDGAVMGVPAHDERDFAFANKYSLPIKQVIDVKGQPYDTTTWAEWYGDKEHGVLFHSGKYDGLNYKQAVDAVAADLAAQDLGEKKTTWRLRDWGISRQRYWGTPIPLIHCESCGVVPVPEQDLPVRLPEDLVPDGTGNPLNKDPRFLSCTCPSCGKPARRETDTMDTFIDSCWYYMRYTCPDAGTMVDVRNDYWMPMDQYIGGIEHAILHLLYARFWTKVMRDLGLVKFDEPFTNLLTQGMVLNETYYREDAAGKKHWINPADVDVQTDERGRPIGATLKADGQPVVIGGVEKMSKSKNNGIDPQALIDQYGADTARLFTMFAAPPEQQLEWNDAGVEGASRFLRRMWNFGVAHGDAIRAGHGNGVVDGATDADRALRRELHTVLKQANYDYERLQYNTVVSATMKMLNALEGAKDAGVDARREGFGILLRVLYPVVPHITHVLWQELGYAGAYGSLLDAPWPQVDDGALVQSEIELVLQVNGKVRGSIVVPADADRAAIEAIAAKDEAVHRFAEGKPPKKIIVVPGRLVNVVA
- the lptE gene encoding LPS assembly lipoprotein LptE, coding for MPSRRRFVLALAAALPAAGLLSACGFHLRGNNDFAFKRLYINLPQNSQMRAQLRRLIDNGSDTVVVADRKDADAFLDVLGENRVKTISSLTPQGVVREYRITYRFSFQLRDAHDNLLIPPSEITQFRDLSYNETQVLAKDYEEAALYRDMQGDVINQLVRRLASVKLPS
- the holA gene encoding DNA polymerase III subunit delta, translated to MQLRLDALEGHLKQAGSKGLAPLYVVHGDEHLLVLEAVDALRQTARAQGFSERDVMTVERGFSWSRVTEAQQSMSLFGDRKIVELRILSGKPGKDGGEALRALAAGTPPGPATDTVTLITLPRLDFATAKSAWFAALEGAGVSIKVDSVDRTKLPGWIGERLARQQQRVEAGEPGRRALQFIADRVEGNLLAAHQEIQKLGLLHPPGVLSFDAVHDAVLNVARYDVFKLSEAMLAGDVPRLVRMLEGLRGEGEAIVLVLWTLTEEIRVLSKIASGSAQGKPMASMLRELRVWGPRERLVPQAVQRLSQHDLEAALQMAARLDRQVKGLLEPSLPAEPWDGLLQLAMRVARPHSLPVPV